From Lolium perenne isolate Kyuss_39 chromosome 5, Kyuss_2.0, whole genome shotgun sequence, a single genomic window includes:
- the LOC127302587 gene encoding uncharacterized protein produces MAVVVYVVGAVVPPHGIQSPAHRVEHQGDNTFFWDSSGMEIVKCLGSTPAENMIVFLQGGRGGGEEFGAMRTACRCEHVSSGQYHLRTVLMKTRYQLHVW; encoded by the exons atggctgTCGTGGTGTATGTGGTTGGAGCAGTGGTACCGCCACATGGTATCCAGAGCCCGGCTCACCGAGTAGAGCACCAAG GAGACAACACATTTTTTTGGGATAGTAGTGGAATGGAGATAGTCAAGTGCCTTGGAAGTACTCCGGCTGAAAATATGATAG TCTTCCTTCAGGGTGGCAGAGGTGGCGGTGAAGAATTCGGGGCAATGAGAACTGCATGCAGATGTGAACACGTG AGCAGTGGCCAGTACCACCTAAGGACTGTTCTGATGAAGACCAGATACCAGCTCCACGTCTGGTGA